The genomic DNA TTACGACATCGTCGAGGACCAGCCGAAAAGCGTGTTGAGCGACGCCACCGTCGGCAAGCCCAAGGCACGGGCCAAGTCGCGGGCCTCGCCGCGCAAAGCCGTTGCCGACCTGCCCGAGCACTTCAGCCCGCAACTGGCGACGCTGGTGGACCAGGCGCCCGACGGCGATTGGCACTACGAGATCAAATTCGACGGCTACCGCATGCTCGCGCGCATTCAGGGCGGTGAAGTTCGCCTGTTTACGCGCAACGGCCACGACTGGACCGAGCGCCTGCCGCGCCAGGTCAAGGCGCTGCAGGCGCTCAAGCTCAAGGACAGCTGGCTGGATGGCGAAGTGGTCAGCCTGAACGGGGACGGCTTGCCGGATTTTCACGCGCTGCAAAATGCATTCGATATCGGCCGCAGCCTGGACATCGTGTACTACCTGTTTGACGCGCCCTTCCTCGACGGGCAAGACCAGAGCAAAGCCCCGGTGGAAGAACGCCGCGCGGCGCTCAAATCGGCACTTTCCGGCAGCCGCAGTAAACTGCTGCGGTTTTCCGAAGCGTTTGTGGCCAACCAGCGCGATATCTTTGAAAGCGCCTGCGACCTGGCGCTTGAAGGCGTGATCGGCAAGCGCGCGGGCAGCCCGTATGCGTCCACGCGCAATGCCGACTGGATCAAGCTCAAGTGCCGCTTGCGCCAGGAATTCGTCATCGTCGGCTACACATTTCCCAAAGGCTCGCGCAGTGGTTTCGGCGCCCTGCTGCTGGCAGTCAATGACGATTCCGGGCTGGTGTATGCCGGGCGCGTGGGCACCGGGTTTGATCAGGCCTCGCTTGACACCATTTACGCGCAATTGAAGCCGCTTGAACGCAAGACCTCGCCCCTGGAAAAGCCGCTGACCAGCGCCCAGGCGCGCGGCGTGCACTGGGTGGAGCCGCACCTGGTCGGCGAAGCGCACTTTGCCGAATGGACCCGTGAAGGCGTGGTGCGCCAAGCCTCGTTCATTGCCTTGCGCACTGACAAGGCCGTCGCGCAGATCATTCATGAACAACCGCGTACGGCCAAATCGCTCAAGCCTGCGAAGGCGCGCAATACCGGCAATGAGGTGACGGTCACGCACCCCGAGCGTGTGATCGACCCGCAAAGCGGCACGCAAAAGCAGCGACTGGCGTCGTTTTACGCCGAGATCAGTGAGTGGATCCTGCCCTTTCTGCGCCACCGCCCGGTGTCGCTGCTGCGCGCGCCGGAAGGCATCGAGGGCGAGCAATTCTTTCAGAAGCACTCCGAGCGTCTGGCCATTCCCCATATCAAACAGCTGGACCAGACGCTGGACCCCGCTCACGCACGCCTGATGGAGATCGACACCGTAGCCGCGCTGCTCGGTGCCGTGCAGATGGGCACGGTGGAACTGCACACCTGGGGCGCCACCGCGGACAAGATAGAAACGCCCGACCTGTTCGTGCTGGACCTCGACCCGGACCCGGCGCTGCCATGGAAAACCATGCTGGAAGCTGCGCAACTGACCCTCTCGGTCCTGGATGAATTGGGCCTGGACGCCTTTGTCAAAACCAGCGGCGGCAAGGGCTTGCACATCATCGTGCCGCTGGCGCGGCGCGATGGCTGGGACACGGTCAAAGCCTTCGCCAAAGCCATCGCGCAGTTTATGACCGAGCAATTACCCGAGCGCTTTACTGCCACCTCCGGCCCCAAAAACCGCGTCGGCAAGATCTTCGTCGACTACCTGCGCAACGCGCGCGGCGCGAGTACGGTGGCGGCGTATTCGGTGCGGGCACGCCCCGGCCTGCCGGTGTCGGTGCCGGTCAGCCGGGAAGAGTTGAAGGATGTGCGCTCAGCCC from Pseudomonas tolaasii NCPPB 2192 includes the following:
- the ligD gene encoding DNA ligase D, translated to MPKPLSEYNRKRDFKVTAEPAGKAPAGRRKAQALSFVIQKHDARNLHYDFRLELDGVLKSWAVPKGPSLDPTQKRLAVHVEDHPLSYGSFEGNIAPGQYGAGDVIVWDRGVWQPHDDPHQAYAAGKLKFTLIGEKLAGDWALVRTRLKGSGDKEQWLLIKEKDDQARPATDYDIVEDQPKSVLSDATVGKPKARAKSRASPRKAVADLPEHFSPQLATLVDQAPDGDWHYEIKFDGYRMLARIQGGEVRLFTRNGHDWTERLPRQVKALQALKLKDSWLDGEVVSLNGDGLPDFHALQNAFDIGRSLDIVYYLFDAPFLDGQDQSKAPVEERRAALKSALSGSRSKLLRFSEAFVANQRDIFESACDLALEGVIGKRAGSPYASTRNADWIKLKCRLRQEFVIVGYTFPKGSRSGFGALLLAVNDDSGLVYAGRVGTGFDQASLDTIYAQLKPLERKTSPLEKPLTSAQARGVHWVEPHLVGEAHFAEWTREGVVRQASFIALRTDKAVAQIIHEQPRTAKSLKPAKARNTGNEVTVTHPERVIDPQSGTQKQRLASFYAEISEWILPFLRHRPVSLLRAPEGIEGEQFFQKHSERLAIPHIKQLDQTLDPAHARLMEIDTVAALLGAVQMGTVELHTWGATADKIETPDLFVLDLDPDPALPWKTMLEAAQLTLSVLDELGLDAFVKTSGGKGLHIIVPLARRDGWDTVKAFAKAIAQFMTEQLPERFTATSGPKNRVGKIFVDYLRNARGASTVAAYSVRARPGLPVSVPVSREELKDVRSAQQWTIANLLQRLLGLKADPWAGYANRQKISKKMWDRLGAQPPQ